CGACGTTCGTGTTGGGGATCGCCCGAGCCCACGAGGAGGCGACATGCGGCGGAACGACCGAGCCACCGGCCACGAGTGCCGCGCCGAGCACGACCGCCAATCCGGCCCAGAAGAATGCGAGTCTGGCGGTGGTGCTCATGCGACCGGAACCATCTCCTATCGATACCCGGAGGGGGTATCTACGTCAGTATCTGTATACCCCCATGGGGTATTACTGTCAAGAGGTTGTTCCGGGGAGGACGGGCGGGCCGCTTTATCGTGGGACTCACCGGGTAGGTCAGCGATACAACCGAAGGGAGACATGATGACTGTCACCGTTGTCGATGCGGGACCCCGCCGGGTCAGCCGCAGTGTCGAGGTAGCCGCTCCGGTGGCCGAGCTGTTCGCCATCGCCGCCGATCCCCGGCGCCACCGCGAATTGGACGGATCGGGCACGGTGCGTGACAACATCAAGGTACCGGCGAATTTCGGTGTCGGGTCAAAGTTTTCGACCAAGATGAAGATGTTCGGTGTGCCATACCGCATTACCAGCACGGTAACCGAGCTCAAAACGAACGAAGTGGTGGAATGGCGTCATCCGCTGGGCCACCGCTGGCGATGGGAATTCGAGCCGCTCTCACCGACGCTGACCCGCGTCACCGAGACGTTCGACTATCACGACGCAGGTGCGATCAAGAACGGGCTGAAGTACTACGAGCGGATGGGTTTCGCGAAGGCCAACGGGTCGGGAATCGAGGCGACGCTGGCCAAGCTGCACGATCGCTACGCCGGGCGGTAGGTCACGACGGATCGGGGGCGTCCCAGGCCACCACGCCGGACACCCAATGGCTCAGTTGTTCCACTTGGTCATTGCGGTGCAGGTGGCGTGGCGGCGTCGCGTAGGTGGCGTACGGCCGACAGCGGATGACAACCCGGTTCTCCCGCTCCGACATTGCTTCGATGGCCGGGCGTGCCTCGTCGCCGAGGGGTTGACCGGACATTCGACCGGCGACCGCCATCATCACGTCAACGGCCAGGGTGCGGTCTGGATCGAGCGTCGCATCGGCGTAGACCTGTAGATAGGTGAAGGGCCACCGCTCGTCGAGTACGCACAGGCCAACCTTGCCGTCGCGTTCGACCACGCGGGCCTTGCCTCGGCCGGCCATGGTGGACACCAACAGCTCGTCGGCGTCGGTGGGGATGTAGTAGACGACCGACATCGCCGGACCGTCGCTGCGGCGACGGTAGCCGAACACGCAGGTGCGGTGCGTACGGACGAACTCGCGACGCTCGGACGGGAGCATGTCGCGGTCGGTCGGAGCGGTATACGGCGTTGGGGCCAGGGGGAGCAGCATGCGAAACATCCTTGCGATCAGCCCGCGGCGATCTTAGTGGTATCGGGAAACGTGCGGGAGAACTTCTGAGGCCAGCAGATGCAAACTGGCCCAGCCGTCTTCGACTGGAAATCCGCCGATGACTTCGGCGCGGTGAGCAAACTCATTGCCGCGCAACGGTTCTGCGCTTGCCACGCGTGAACAGCGTTCCGCTGATGAGCTGCTTGACTGAGTCCAGCGTGGCGTCGTAGGCCTCCGGTGACAGGCTGGCCGCCTGCTCCGAAAGGCCGCGCGTGAGCGCGCAGATGGCCTCCACCGCGGCCCCCGAGCCGGTGTCGGGGGACAGCAGCCCTTTTGCCTGGGCCTCGTCAACGATCTCGGTGACGACGTCGCGCAGCGCCCTGGAACCCGGGTATTTGGGACCACCCCGCCGCAATTGGGCAGTACTCTCGACGCGGATCGCCCGCAAGAACGCTGCCAGGTAGGGATAGTCGTATTTCAACTGCTTCGATGCTTCCAGCACCTTCCCGAGGCGGTCGATGGGGTCATCGGACAGCGCCGCGGCGGCCCGCAGCCGCGGCAGGACGATCTCCTCGATCTCCTCGCCGGTCGCTTTGAGCAGTTCGGACTTGTTCGGAAAGTAGTGATACAGGCTGCCGCTGGTCATTTCTGCTGCCCGGGCGATCTCGCGGATCGTCGCGTGTGAGTAGCCGACCTCAGCCACGCAGCGCATCGTTGCCACGATGATCCGCCGACGGGTTTCCTCGCCGCTGGCACCCACCGGCCGGCCCAATTGCGACCCGGACCGCGTCGTAACCGTCATGCCGCGCAGCGCCCGCCGTAGGGCTGTCCGTCATCCACCCCGCACCTCCGCGGATACCCAAAATAATCGATCACCCGAATATATTCGATGATGTGGATGCCCACGGTCGAAGGTGGGCAACATGGCAGTGAGGACACGATCACATGACCCGGACACAGCTGGGCCGGCCGGTGGGTGCCAGCGGCGAGGAAACCCGTCGGCGGATCATCGTGGCAACGATGCGCTGCGTGGCCAACAAGGGCTATTCACGAGCGACGATCCGCGAGATCGCCAGCATGGCGAATGTGACCAGCGCCAGCCTGTACAACTACTTTCCGAACAAGTCCGAACTGCTCAAGGCGACGATTGCGGCCCGCGCCGACGCCGCCATGCCACGGCTGCGTGATGCCGCGGCAGGGGCTGGCGACGTCGTCGACCGAATACAAGCGGTGCTCGACGAATGCGGTGATCTGATGCGTGAGTACCCCGACCTGGCCGCGTTCGAATGGGCGATCCGCGCGGAGAATGTCATCACCCTGGACGGGCGCGAGGCGGCCGAGAACTCCGGCCCCGAAGCGGAGCCGGAGTTCTCGACGTTCCGCGAAATCATCGAGGGCCTCGTTGACGACGCGCGCCGAAATGGCGAACTCGGGGAGCGCCACGATCGGCGGGGTGCGGTGGAAGCGATCTACGCGCTCATCTACGGGCTGACCGAGCTGGCCGCCACCTTGCCGCCGGATGAATACCAGGCCGCACTGAGGTCGGCCAAGGTATTGGTCGAAGGCGCACTGCTCGCTCGTTAGCTTTCCTTGGATCGCACCTGTTGATCCGCCCCGACAGGCGATCGTCTTGATGCAATCAATCGCTTGATTATAGAGTCATCACGAAGAGGGAGTCCAGAGCTTGACCGAGACCGTTCGCCTGGCGTTCGACATTGATGCACTGCGCCGGAAGTACGCGCAAGAGCGGGCCCGGCGATTGCGCCCCGATGGACTCGCGCAGTACGTGGAGATCGCGGACGAGTTCGCCCGGTACGCCGAGGATCCTTGGGTGGATCGCACATTCGAACGCGAGCCTGTCGCCGACGAAGTCGACGTGGCGATCGTGGGCGCCGGGTTTGGCGGGCTGTTGACGGCCGTGCGGCTACGCGAGCTGGGTATCGAAAATGTGCGGCTGATCGACAGGGCGGCCGACGTGGGCGGCACCTGGTACTGGAACCGCTATCCGGGAATCGCCTGCGATGTCGAGTCCTATGTCTATATCCCGTTGTTGGAGGAGCTGGGCTACCTCCCGGCGGAGAAGTACGCCAAAGGAGCGGAGATCTTTGCCCACTGCCGGCGGATTGCACAGCATTACGATCTGTACCGGAACGCGTGCCTGCAGACCGATGTTCACGAGATTGCATGGAATGCAATGGATTCCCGCTGGATCATCCGGAGCAACCACGGCGACGAGATGCGGGCCAAGTTCGTATCCATGGCCAACGGGTATCAAGCGAAGCCCAAGCTGCCCGGCATCCCCGGCATCGGTTCGTTTCGTGGTCACACGTTCCATACCAGCCGGTGGGATTACCGCTACACCGGCGAAAAGCTGGAGAACCTGGCTGGCAAGCGCGTCGGCATCATCGGCACCGGGGCAACCGCAGTCCAGTGTGTGCCGCACCTGGCCGCCGCAGCCCGGCAGCTCTACGTTTTCCAGCGCACGCCGTCGTCGGTCGACGTGCGGGCCAATAGGCCCACGGATCCACAGTGGGCCAACACATTACAGGCGGGCTGGCAGCGCAAGCGCATCCAGAACTTTCAGATCCTCACCGCCGGCGGTCAGGCGGAGGAAGATCTGGTCGCCGATGCCTGGACAAGCATCACCCGCAAGCTTCCGGTGATGCGCCATGACATCGACGGCTCGGGCAACCCCGAAGAGCGGACTCGCAGCATCGAACTTGCGGACTTCGCCAAGATGGAGGAGATCCGGGCACGGGTTGATGACATCGTGGCCGATCCCGCTACGGCGGAGGCGCTCAAACCCTGGTACGGCTACTTCTGCAAGCGGCCCTGTTTTCATGACGAGTATCTACAGACGTTCAACCGCGACAACGTCAGTTTGGTGGATACCCGCGGTCGCGGGGTAGACCGCATCACCGAGTCTGGCCTCGTCGTCGACGGACTGGCCTACGAACTCGACTGCCTGATCTTCGCCACGGGCTTCGAGGTGGGCACCGATTACTGCCGCCGTACCGGGTTCACGTTGATCGGCCGCGATGGTGTGACGCTGACCGATAAATGGCGGGACGGCGTGCGGACGTTCCAGGGCTTGTGCGCCAACGGCTTTCCGAACTGCTTCATCGAAAGCATTGCCCAGTCGGGTCTGACGGTGAACTTTCCGTACTTGCTCGACGTACAGGCAAGCCATGCGGCATGGATCATCGCGTGGGCACTGCGCCGGGGTGTCACCGAAATCGAAGCTTCGCGCAGCGCCGAGGCCGACTGGGTGGACCTGGTTTTGGCTCGCTCGGTCGCGACCGCCGAGCGAGCCAAGACCTGCACTCCCGGCTACTACAACCGGGAGGGAATGGCGGACGCCCGGACGCGACAGGGTAGCTTCTTCTTCGGCGGACCCACCGAGTACGCCGACATCTTGGAGACCTGGCGTGCTCAAGGGGGACTGGTGGGGTTCGAGATCCACGGCGGGCAGGCCGAGCCATGACAAGCCGGCCAGCCCGTCGGCGATACGGCATGGGCCGGTTAAGAGCGGCGACCCGGCGTCGCCGCGCACCGAAGGTAGCGATCATCGGCGCCGGGTTCGGCGGCCTCGGCGCGGCGGTGGCGTTGCGTCGAAGAGGCATCGACGACGTGGTGATCGTCGAGGGCGACGACGGAGTCGGGGGCACGTGGCGGCGCAACACCTATCCGGGCGCCGCCTGCGACATTCAGAGTCATCTGTACTCGTTTTCCTTTGCACCCAACAAATCCTGGAGCCGCACCTACGCTCGGCAGCCCGAGATTCTGGCCTACCTGGAGTCGGTGGCCGATGACTTCGATCTGCGCCGTCATCTCATGCTCGGCACCCGGGTGCATACGGCTCGTTGGAACGCGGACACCTGGCGATGGGATTTGCACCTGCACCGTGACGGTCAGGTCGAGATGCTCACTGTCGACGTCGTCGTCTGTGCCACCGGATTATTCGGGTCGGTGAAGCTTCCCGAGATAGCGGGGCTGACCGACTTTGACGGAGCCCTGATGCACACTGCGCAGTGGGATCACAGTGTGGACCTGGCGGGCGCGAACGTGGCGGTGATCGGCACGGGGGCCAGCGGGGTGCAAGTGGTTCCCGAGCTAACGAAAACCGCCCAACGGCTGACGGTGTTTCAGCGAACTCCGCCTTGGATGGTTCCCAAGGACGACCGCCCGTACAGCACAAGCGAATTGGCACGATTCCGGCGTAACCCGCTAGCGGTCCGCCGCACCCGCTGGCAGATCTGGAAGTTCCAGCACGACAACACCGGGACATTTGCCAACGACCCGGTGGTGGCCGCCCGCACGCACATCGCGGCCTCGTTCATCGAGCGCACGGTGCCCGACGAGCGGCTTCGCCGGGCGCTAACACCGGACTATCCGTTCCGCTGCAAGCGGGTACTGCTGGGCGACGAGTACTACCGCGCGCTGCAGCAGGGTCATGTCGAACTCGTCACCGACCCCATCGACCGGATCACCGCGACATCGGTCGTTACCGCTAGCGGTGCGTCCGATCGGGTCTTTGATGTCGATGCGATTGTGCTGGCCACTGGATTTGAGACGTCGCGTTACCTGTCGGGCATCGAGGTTATCGGCATCGGGGGTCGTCGCTTGCACGAGCACTGGGGGCCCGACCCCAGCGCGTATTTGGGCGTCGCTGTTGCCGGATTCCCAAATTTCTTTATGCTCTACGGTCCGAATACCAACCAAGCCGGCAACTCGATCGTCTACGTGCTCGAAGCCGGCGCGCGACTAGTGGCTAGCGCGGTAAGCCGGTTGGCACGTCGAGGTGGATACCTCCAAGTGCGTCCGGAGGTCGAAAGGCAATACAACGAACGGCTTTCCGAAGACCTGGAGCGCACCATCTGGACACGGTGTGACAGCTACTTCCGTTCGCCCACCGGCCGCATCGTCACTCAATGGCCGTACACCGAACTGGAATACGCTCGCCGCACGTGGCGGGTGCGGCCACGTGAGTGGATGCACCGAACTCGCGCGGTCCGATCGCTGGGACTAGTCAAGACCGAAATCGATGACGCCGCGGATCAGTTCGCCTGAAGCCAGAGCGGCGTAGGCGTCGTTGATGTCCTCGAGTCGATAGCGACGGGTGATCATTTCGTCGAGGAATAGCTGACCCGATTCGTAGAGCGTGGCCAAACGCCCAATGTCACGCCGAGGATTGCACGAGCCAAACACGGTGCCGCACAGAGTCTTGTTCATCAGTATGAAGTCTTGCAGGCCGACGGCGATCGAGTTTGTCGTCGGCGACGGCAGCCCGGTGAGAACACAGGTGCCGCCCTTACGGGTGAGGGCCAGGGCTGACCCGACGTCGTCCGCACCGATCATCGCGGGGCAGACGACGACCGCGTCGGCCATGACGCCACGGGTCAGCTCATGCACGATGTCGATCGCCTCGGACGCCGTCGTCGCGGTGTGCGTGGCGCCGAAGGCCGGGGCGGCCTGCCGCTTGAACTCGACTGGGTCGACCGCGACGATGCGGGCGGCGCCGCCGATGCGCGCGCCCTGGACCGCCGCGGTGCCGATGCCTCCCACGCCGATAACAACCACCGTGTCGCCATCGCGCACATTGCCACGATGCACGATCGAGCCGTATCCCGTCGGGACCGCGCACGCCAGCAGTGCGGCGGGCACCAACGGGAGACCCGGATCGATCTTGACCAGTGAATCCGCCGAGACGACCGTGTGTTCGGCGAATGCCCCAATCTTGGATATGTGCCCAAGGTTTCGTCCATCCACGGTGTGATGGCGAAACGTGCCGTCGGTCGGCATACCCGGTGCCAGCGTCCCAGCACCGGCGTCGCACAGATATTCCGTCCCCGTTTGGCACCACCGGCACTGCCCGCACACCGCGACAAATGACGTCACCACATGGTCGCCCGGCGCGAAGTGGGTGACCCCCGGGCCGACCTCGAGCACCACGCCGGAGCCTTCGTGTCCGCCGATCGTCGGCGACATGGCCGGCAACCCCAGGGAGCGCAGCGTGTCCGGAGGTGGGGCCAGCTTTCCCTGCCGGATGTGTTCGTCGGAGTGGCAGAGCCCAGTGGCGGCCAGTCGCACCAGAACCTCTCCGGTTCGTGGGGGATCCAGCTCAAAATCTTCGACGGTCCACGGATGGCCGTACTCGTAGAGGATGGCCGCGTGGCTCCGCATGGGTGCTGGCCCCCTCTGTCCTGACCCACCGCAACGACGGCGCCGAAAACGGCCCGAGGACGCACCGGCGGGACATACTATCAATCGATTGATTATATGCTTGGCGCATTGCCTGGTGGAAGGATAGCGATGTCGTACGTCGTCGCGGTTGCGGAGCTGTTGTCGTCGGCGGCGACGGATCTGGCCGGCATCGGCTCCGCGGTGAGCGCGGCGAATGCGTCGGCGGCGCTACCCACCACCGGGCGGCTGGCCGCTGCTGGCGACGAAGTGTCGGCGGCGGTGGCGGCGCTATTCGTCGGGCGCGCCAGGGAGTATCAGGAGCTGAGCGTTCGAGCCAGTGAGTTTCACCAGCAGTTTGTGCGCTCGTTGATGGCGAGTGCGGGGTCGTATGCGGCGGGCCAGGCCGGCGGCAACGGTGGTAGTGCGGGGTTGATCGGCAACGGCGGCGCCGGCGGGGAAGGCGGGTCGGGTCCCAACCCCGGTGCAGGAGGGGCCGGCGGCGCCGGTGGGCTTTTGGCCGGCCACGCCGGTTCCAGCGGTGCGCAGGGCACGTAGGTCGGCGGGCCGGGCGACCCGGGTGGGCCCGGCGAGCCGCCCGGACGGAACGCGGTTGACGCGGCCGGTGATGGTGACCTCGTTTCGTCCGACGGCGGACGAATCACGAATGGTTCGCTGGATGAGATCTCAGGCCTTGATGCCGGCATCAAGAATCCGAATGTCCTTTGGATGCATAACGATTCCCGCGACTCGGCGCGCATATTCGCGATCGACGCCCAGACCGGGCAAACGCTTGGCAGCTATACCCTGGGGGTGCCGGGGCGATCGACTGGGAGGATATGGCGGTCGCTACGGGTTCTGACGGCAAGTCCTGTATCCATGTAGGCGATATCGGTGACAACGGCGGATCGCGTAGCGACATCTGCATCTACCGCGTTCTCGAGCCGACCGTGACGGGCACCGCGACCAATCCGATGAACACCACGCTGAGCGGAGTCGAACAGCTGCGGGGGGCGCTACCCCAATGGCGAACGGATCAACTCCGAGGCGCTAGTCGTCGACCCACGGTCGGGCGACCTGCTGGTGGTGGAGAAGACCGATAACGATGTCTCCCGCGTGTTCTCGGCGCCGGCGAGCGCGTGGGGCAGCGGTGACGCGACACTGCAGCACGTTGCGACGCTGGATCTGTCGGACACCGACTCGCAGCTGGTTGCCGGCGCTGATTTCTCAGCCGGCGGTTCGCAGTTGGCGGTGCGCACCTATAACGATGTCCTGCTGTGGAACCGGGCCCCGAACAATAGTGCCTGGTCGCCGTTCGGTAAGGCAGCAGTTGCCGGGCCGGCTGTCGACGAACAGCAAGGCGAAGCGATCGCCTTCCATCCCGACGGACTCGGCTACGTGACGGTCAGCGAAGGGACTGGCCAAACCCTGCACCGTTACGACGTTCGGTGATCTGCCCGCGTGGTGCTGGCGGCACAGCCGAACCATGACGAAAGGCGTTGCGCAACAAGCGAGTCACCTGGGCGTTGGGTAGCTGCGGCGGTTCTGCCCTTGTCGTGAAACAGGATTGGGGCCAAGGCTAGAGCATTGCGAGGCCACCAAATGTGTGTGCCACTGTGACCTTGCCTATCACCCGCCAACCGTGACAAGGTTGCGGTTAGCAGCAAGACGGACGACCAGGAGGATCGCTCCCGTTGGGCTCCGAGGAGGCACATCCGCCCGCCGTGGCGACCGAGCCGCCCCCGGCTGTGGTGCGGAAAGCGATCGCCGCATCCGCGATCGGCAATGCAACCGAGTGGTTCGACTACGGCATCTACGCCTACGGGGTGACCTACATCTCCGCGCAGATATTCCCCGGGGACACCGGAACCGCCACCTTGCTCGCGCTGATGACGTTCGCCGTCTCGTTCCTGGTCCGGCCGCTTGGTGGACTCGTCTGGGGTCTGTTGGGGGATCGGCTGGGCCGCAAGCGTGTGCTTGCGGCCACCATTTTGGTGATATCCGGGGCAACCTTGTGCGTCGGGCTCGTCCCGAGCTACGCCACGATCGGGGTGTGGGCGCCGATCCTGCTGGCATTGCTGCGGATGGTGCAAGGGTTCTCCACCGGAGGCGAATACGGCGGGGCCGCGACGTTCATGGCAGAGTACGCGCCGAGCCGCCGGCGCGGTTTCCTCGGCAGCTTCCTCGAGTTCGGCACGCTGTCCGGATTCTCGCTCGGTGCGCTGCTGATGCTCGGATTCTCGGCGGTGCTCGGTGACGACCAGATGCACGCCTGGGGGTGGCGGCTGCCGTTCTTGGTCGCCGCGCCGCTCGGGCTCGTCGGGATCTACTTGCGCACGCGGCTAGCCGAGACCCCGATTTTCCGGGAGCTGGAGGCAAAGGGCGAGCAAGAGGACGAGACCGCTACCCAGTTCAAGGACCTGCTCGCCGGGTACTGGGGGCCGATTTTGCGGCTGGGTGGCTTGGCCGTCGCGTTGAACGTGGTGAACTACACCCTCCTCAGCTACATGCCGACGTACCTGCAGCGTGCCATTGGCCTGTCGGCCAGCGCGTCCTTAATCGGTCCGATAATCGGCATGCTAACGATGATGGTGCTGCTGCCGTTCGCCGGCCGGCTCTCCGATCGGATCGGGCGCAAGCCGCTGTGGTGGTTCTCGCTGGCGGGTCTTTTCCTTGCTGGTGTGCCGATGTTCCTGCTGATGGGCACCAGCCTGGCCGGCGCAGTGATCGGCTTCGCCGTCCTGGGTCTGCTTTATGTGCCGCAGCTGGCGACGATTTCGGCAAGCTTCCCGGCCATGTTTCCCACCCATGTGCGTTATGCCGGTTTCGCGATCGCGTACAACGTGTCCACCTCACTCTTTGGTGGCACTGCGCCTGCAGTCAACGAATGGCTCATCGGCAAAACCGGCGACGCGCTCGTCCCGGCGTACTACATGATGGCCGCCTGCGGGGTCGGCGCGCTCGCCCTGATAAAGGTTCCGGAGACCGCCCGGTGCCCGATCAACGGCAAGGCCATCCCAGGTTCCGCGGGCGCTCCGCCGCCGGTCGCCTACGACGATCCGGTCGCTCATCACCGGCATCCATCCGGCGCCCGAGCGGGTGGCCGTCGTCAAGACACAACGGCGTCCACGGCGTCCGCCCAGAGAGCGGCCGCTTCGTCAATCTCGTCGGCGGTCACGACAAGCGCCGGGATGAAGCGGACCACCTGACTCCACGCCCCGCAGGTCAGCAGCAGCAACCCGCGCCGGGCGGCCTCCCGCTGGGCGGCGGCAGCCGTGGTCGGGTCGGGCTTGCCATCGGCGTCACGAAACTCACTCCCGAGCATCAGACCGAGGCCGCGGACGTCGGTGATCTGCTGGTGCTTGCCCGAGACGGTCTGCAGCGCTTGCCTCAGCTGGGCGCCGCGGTTGGCCGAATTCTCGACCAATCGTTCATCCTCAATCACGTCGAGGGTGGCCAAGGCGGCGGCGCAGGCCACCGCGTTCGCGCCATAGGTGCCGCCTTGCGAACCTGGCCAGGCATGTTCCATCAGGGCCGACGATGCTGCCATCCCCGACAGCGGGAAACCAGATGCCAGCCCCTTCGCGGTGACCAAGATGTCGGGCAGGGCGTTGAAATGGTCACCACCCCAGAATTTTCCGGTCCGGCCGAACCCGGTCTGTACCTCGTCGAGCACCAGCAGGATGCCATGCGCATCGGCGCGCTCGCGCAGGCCGGCGAGGAACCGCTCATTGGCCGGCACGTACCCGCCTTCACCCAACACCGGCTCGACGAAGAACGCGGCCGTGTCGGCCGGCGCACTCACGGTCTGCAAAACGTAGTCGAGCTGAGCGAGCGCGAATTCGGTGGCCTGCTCGACCGGCCAGCCGAAGTGGCTGGGGTCGGGGAACGGCGACACGTGGATGCCACCCATCAGGGGACTGAATCCCGACCTGAACTTGGTGCTGGAGGTGGTCATCGACGCAGCGCCCACCGTCCTGCCGTGGAAACCGCCATGGAAGACGACGACGTTCGGGCGGCCCGTCGCCTGGCGGCTGAGCCGCAGGGCCGCCTCGATCGCCTCGCTGCCGGAGTTCGTGAAAAACACCCGGTCCAGATCCGGTGGAAGCACCTTGCCGAGCCGCTCTACCAAGGTAAGGAGGGGACGGTGCAGCACGGTGGTGTACTGCGCGTGGATCAGCGTCGCGACCTGCCGCTGCGCCGCTTCGACCACCCGGGGGTGGCAATGGCCGGTGCTCGTCACGCCGATCCCCGCGGTGAAGTCGAGGTATCTGCGGTCGTCTTCGTCGTAGAGCAGAACGCCATCACCACGTGCAGCGATCACACCGGTCGCCTGTTTCAGGATCTGCGAGAGTCCGGTCACGACCTCCCCTTGCTCGTAGATAGATTGATTGTCAACAATCAGGTTATCTAACGCGGGGCGCGGCGAGGAAAGGGACAACGAATGAGCGAGCGGGAGTCCGCAGTGGTAGACGCCGTGCAAAAGCGGCTCTTCATCGAGGGCAAGTGGGTCGATGCGGCGGACAACGGCACCTTCGACGTCGTCGACCCGGCGACCGGAACGAGATTGTGCGCGGTGGCCAACGCCACCCCCGCGGATGGCCGGGCCGCGTTGGAGGCCGCCGTTGCGGCGCAGCCGGCCTTTGGCGCGACCTCGCCGCGCGAGCGGGCCGACATGCTCGACGGGGCTTTCGAGTTGCTGCACGAGCGGATCGATGACCTCGCCCTGCTGATGACGCTTGAGATGGGCAAGCCGCTCGCGCAGTCCCGCGGTGAGATCGCTTATGCGGCGGAATTCTTCCGCCATTTCGCGGGTGAGGCGGTACGGATTGACGGCGGCTACCTGACCGCGCCGGCGGGCGGAGCGCGCCTGCTGATCGCTCGCCAGCCGGTCGGTCCCTGCCTGCTGATCACGCCGTGGAACTTTCCGATGGCAATGGGCGCGCGCAAACTTGCCCCCGCGATCGCGGCCGCCTGCACCAGCGTGATCAAACCTGCCCATCAGACGCCGCTGTCAATGCTGGCGCTGATGGGCATCCTGACCGAGGTCGGTGTGCCGGCTGGCACGGTCAACTGCGTCACGGCGATGAACGCGGGCGCGGTGATCGAGCCGCTGATCCGGTCCGGTCTGGCGCGCAAGCTCTCTTTCACCGGCTCCACCCGGATCGGCCGGATGCTGCTCGAGCAGTGTGCGGAGAAGATCCTCCGGACTTCGCTCGAGCTCGGCGGCAATGCCCCGTTTATCGTGTTCGAGGACGCGGACCTCGACGAAGCCGTCGACGGCGCGATCGCCGCCAAGATGCGCAACATGGGCGAGGCCTGCACCGCGGCCAACCGGATATTTGTGCACTCCTCGATCATCGACGAGTTCGGGCGTCGTCTGGCCGCGCGGATGGCAGCGATGCCGGTCGGCCGCGGGACGGATGAACGGGTTCAGGTTGGACCGCTGATCGACCTGGCCGCACTGCAGAAGGTCCAGTCCCTGGTCGCCGACGCGGTTAGGCACGGCGCGACGGTGCTGACCGGGGGATCAGCGACCCCAGGCAGCGGGTACTTCTACCCGCCGACGGTGCTCACCGGCGTACCCCAGGACGCCGCGATGGCCGACCGGGAGATCTTCGGCCCGGTAGCTCCGCTCATCCCGTTCGACGCAGAAGCCGAGGTGGTCGCCGCGGCCA
The nucleotide sequence above comes from Mycobacterium decipiens. Encoded proteins:
- a CDS encoding MFS transporter, encoding MGSEEAHPPAVATEPPPAVVRKAIAASAIGNATEWFDYGIYAYGVTYISAQIFPGDTGTATLLALMTFAVSFLVRPLGGLVWGLLGDRLGRKRVLAATILVISGATLCVGLVPSYATIGVWAPILLALLRMVQGFSTGGEYGGAATFMAEYAPSRRRGFLGSFLEFGTLSGFSLGALLMLGFSAVLGDDQMHAWGWRLPFLVAAPLGLVGIYLRTRLAETPIFRELEAKGEQEDETATQFKDLLAGYWGPILRLGGLAVALNVVNYTLLSYMPTYLQRAIGLSASASLIGPIIGMLTMMVLLPFAGRLSDRIGRKPLWWFSLAGLFLAGVPMFLLMGTSLAGAVIGFAVLGLLYVPQLATISASFPAMFPTHVRYAGFAIAYNVSTSLFGGTAPAVNEWLIGKTGDALVPAYYMMAACGVGALALIKVPETARCPINGKAIPGSAGAPPPVAYDDPVAHHRHPSGARAGGRRQDTTASTASAQRAAASSISSAVTTSAGMKRTT
- a CDS encoding aspartate aminotransferase family protein, with amino-acid sequence MTGLSQILKQATGVIAARGDGVLLYDEDDRRYLDFTAGIGVTSTGHCHPRVVEAAQRQVATLIHAQYTTVLHRPLLTLVERLGKVLPPDLDRVFFTNSGSEAIEAALRLSRQATGRPNVVVFHGGFHGRTVGAASMTTSSTKFRSGFSPLMGGIHVSPFPDPSHFGWPVEQATEFALAQLDYVLQTVSAPADTAAFFVEPVLGEGGYVPANERFLAGLRERADAHGILLVLDEVQTGFGRTGKFWGGDHFNALPDILVTAKGLASGFPLSGMAASSALMEHAWPGSQGGTYGANAVACAAALATLDVIEDERLVENSANRGAQLRQALQTVSGKHQQITDVRGLGLMLGSEFRDADGKPDPTTAAAAQREAARRGLLLLTCGAWSQVVRFIPALVVTADEIDEAAALWADAVDAVVS
- a CDS encoding NAD-dependent succinate-semialdehyde dehydrogenase; amino-acid sequence: MSERESAVVDAVQKRLFIEGKWVDAADNGTFDVVDPATGTRLCAVANATPADGRAALEAAVAAQPAFGATSPRERADMLDGAFELLHERIDDLALLMTLEMGKPLAQSRGEIAYAAEFFRHFAGEAVRIDGGYLTAPAGGARLLIARQPVGPCLLITPWNFPMAMGARKLAPAIAAACTSVIKPAHQTPLSMLALMGILTEVGVPAGTVNCVTAMNAGAVIEPLIRSGLARKLSFTGSTRIGRMLLEQCAEKILRTSLELGGNAPFIVFEDADLDEAVDGAIAAKMRNMGEACTAANRIFVHSSIIDEFGRRLAARMAAMPVGRGTDERVQVGPLIDLAALQKVQSLVADAVRHGATVLTGGSATPGSGYFYPPTVLTGVPQDAAMADREIFGPVAPLIPFDAEAEVVAAANATEYGLVSYVFTNDLRRALRVAEALQTGMVGLNQGVVSNPAAPFGGIKQSGLGREGGASGIDEFLETKYVGIAMD